The proteins below come from a single Phycisphaerae bacterium genomic window:
- a CDS encoding GDP-mannose dehydrogenase, producing MKMPEQFSISPEGEKFVLPSRDQYPAEFARLKKITDEQRVQGREIVVVVGVGFVGAVMAAVVADSRDKKTGKHNKFVIGMQRPSTRSYWKIELLNRGCSPVKAEDPEVDPMIARCVNDNKTLIATYTPEVMKLADVVVVDVQCDYLKKDLGNLRTGSADMAALEKSLATIGEMIPPECLVLIETTVAPGTTEYVAYPILKKAFERRGLTSEPLLAHSFERVMPGRNYVSSIRDFWRVCSGVNEESRKRVVKFLSEVLNVDKFPLTVMDRPLESETTKIVENSFRATMLAFLHEWSLFAERNGVDLIKVVNAIKVRPTHNNIIFPGPGIGGYCLPKDGGLGMWAYRHLMGFEDDIFKITEAAINTNDTRALHVAELVRDALRNMGKYVAASRCVLLGAAYREDVGDTRYSGSELIVRKLTEMGAEMGIHDPYVSHWWELESQDDYPAPGHSWARFFRNQEHLKESRIEQDLAKVLKEADAVIFAVRHDPYLKLSADEVLRMVGGPAAIVDCFGVLDDAKIRRYFELGCEVKGLGRGHVKRIKDSVRK from the coding sequence ATGAAAATGCCCGAGCAGTTCAGCATCAGTCCCGAAGGCGAGAAGTTCGTCCTGCCGAGCCGCGACCAGTATCCGGCCGAGTTCGCCCGACTCAAGAAGATCACCGATGAGCAGCGCGTTCAGGGCCGAGAGATCGTCGTGGTCGTGGGTGTCGGCTTCGTCGGAGCGGTTATGGCCGCGGTGGTGGCCGACAGCCGCGACAAGAAGACGGGCAAGCATAACAAGTTCGTCATCGGCATGCAGCGGCCCAGCACGCGGAGCTACTGGAAGATCGAGTTACTCAATCGGGGCTGCTCGCCGGTCAAGGCGGAAGACCCCGAAGTCGACCCGATGATCGCCCGGTGCGTCAACGACAACAAGACGTTGATCGCCACCTATACGCCTGAGGTGATGAAGCTGGCGGACGTGGTGGTGGTCGACGTCCAGTGCGACTATCTCAAGAAGGACCTGGGCAACCTCCGCACCGGCTCGGCCGACATGGCCGCCCTGGAAAAGAGCCTCGCGACGATCGGGGAGATGATCCCGCCGGAATGCCTGGTCCTGATCGAGACCACGGTAGCGCCGGGAACGACCGAGTACGTCGCCTATCCGATTCTGAAGAAAGCTTTTGAACGCCGCGGACTCACCAGCGAGCCGCTGCTCGCCCACAGCTTCGAACGAGTCATGCCTGGCCGCAACTATGTGAGCAGCATCCGCGACTTCTGGCGGGTCTGCAGCGGCGTCAACGAGGAGAGCCGGAAGCGGGTGGTGAAATTCCTCTCCGAAGTGCTCAACGTCGATAAGTTCCCGCTGACCGTGATGGACCGGCCGCTCGAGAGCGAAACCACCAAGATCGTCGAGAACAGCTTCCGGGCGACCATGCTGGCTTTCCTGCACGAGTGGAGTCTCTTCGCCGAGCGGAACGGCGTGGACCTCATCAAGGTCGTCAATGCGATCAAAGTCCGCCCGACGCACAACAACATCATCTTCCCGGGTCCGGGAATCGGCGGATACTGCCTGCCCAAGGACGGTGGCCTGGGCATGTGGGCGTATCGCCACCTCATGGGTTTCGAGGACGATATCTTCAAGATCACCGAGGCGGCCATCAACACCAACGACACCCGAGCTCTGCACGTGGCTGAACTGGTCCGCGACGCCCTGCGCAATATGGGCAAGTACGTCGCCGCCTCGCGCTGCGTACTCCTGGGTGCGGCCTACCGAGAAGATGTCGGCGATACCCGCTACAGCGGCAGTGAGCTCATCGTCCGCAAGCTGACCGAGATGGGCGCCGAGATGGGAATTCACGATCCCTACGTTTCCCATTGGTGGGAGCTGGAGTCACAGGACGACTACCCCGCGCCGGGCCACAGCTGGGCCCGGTTCTTCCGCAATCAGGAGCACCTCAAAGAGAGCCGGATCGAGCAGGATCTGGCCAAAGTGCTCAAGGAGGCCGATGCGGTCATTTTCGCGGTCCGGCACGATCCCTACCTCAAGTTGTCGGCGGACGAGGTGCTCAGGATGGTCGGTGGTCCGGCCGCTATCGTGGACTGCTTTGGCGTCCTGGACGATGCCAAGATCCGTCGCTACTTCGAACTGGGCTGCGAAGTCAAAGGCCTGGGCCGCGGGCATGTCAAGCGCATTAAGGACAGCGTTCGC
- a CDS encoding HDOD domain-containing protein translates to MDHSILDLLKRSAAIPSMPQVAARFLEIVQDPEFDYNEVVEVLSTDPGTASELLRLANSPLFGVTRKITSLTQALTLLGLKRVRSLVLGRYIVDSIERKNTVTIETSYYWRRSLTSAVLSAQFADPLEPQLREEAFISGLLADIGVVVLDEALPDQYRPIAERYRPHGSVDLSETELQAIGVSHGQVSAMILEHWRLPEVVCLAVRDHALPPEADGKTAKNKLAPIVGAADRIGKYLCETPNQADQVIEHCRQNMVSIGLEPLVLGKLLAEIEPQIADFASVLKIDVISSKVYALIAQKLQEELNTAATA, encoded by the coding sequence ATGGATCACTCAATACTCGATCTGCTCAAACGGTCGGCCGCCATCCCCTCCATGCCTCAGGTGGCGGCACGATTTCTCGAGATCGTCCAGGACCCCGAGTTTGACTACAACGAAGTGGTCGAAGTACTCTCCACCGACCCGGGCACGGCCAGCGAGCTTCTGCGGCTGGCCAACTCACCCTTGTTTGGCGTCACCCGCAAGATCACCTCGCTGACCCAGGCGCTGACTCTTCTCGGCCTCAAGCGGGTGCGTTCACTGGTCCTCGGTCGCTACATCGTGGACAGCATCGAGCGCAAAAACACCGTCACGATCGAAACCTCGTATTATTGGCGTCGTTCGTTGACCAGCGCAGTCCTGTCCGCCCAGTTCGCCGACCCGCTCGAGCCGCAACTTCGAGAGGAAGCCTTCATCTCCGGTTTACTGGCGGATATCGGCGTCGTGGTGCTCGACGAGGCCCTGCCGGACCAGTACCGCCCCATTGCCGAACGCTACCGCCCCCATGGCAGCGTGGACCTCAGTGAGACGGAACTGCAAGCCATCGGAGTCTCGCACGGCCAGGTCTCGGCCATGATTCTCGAGCACTGGCGGTTGCCGGAGGTCGTCTGCCTAGCCGTCCGTGACCACGCGCTGCCGCCCGAGGCTGACGGGAAAACCGCCAAGAACAAGCTCGCCCCCATCGTGGGGGCCGCCGACCGCATCGGCAAGTACCTGTGCGAGACACCCAACCAGGCGGACCAGGTGATTGAGCACTGCAGGCAGAACATGGTCTCGATTGGGCTGGAACCCCTGGTGCTGGGCAAATTGCTGGCGGAAATCGAGCCGCAGATCGCGGACTTCGCATCGGTGCTGAAAATCGACGTCATCAGTTCCAAGGTCTACGCACTCATCGCCCAGAAGCTGCAGGAAGAACTGAACACGGCCGCGACTGCTTGA
- a CDS encoding HEAT repeat domain-containing protein — protein sequence MGRCCFEAGCRALLCLAWVGLVLVVSADRPAFAQDSPAKPEAEETTAQPAEKPEPAEPADTTNATAPAEQPEAAASAEKATSPAGEQTYEQHLSQYLHFALIGQFDIAASYGEAFLKSPEIEPLTPEAARTIIAFTDQNRNAIDTLLMIIRNTSIAESGRKVLDVIRQAHRSLRRDPARINENLKLLAGTPNQQETAIERLLDSGEYAVPWLLTALVDPAQKDLRPYIERALPRLGKRTLNPLLASLDIDHPVMQRVVVETLGKVGYPQSLPYLKRIATDAKANDAVRKAAVEAIDRLTIDDKDQLKGSVADLFQALAEQYYAELDSLLPDLEAPKPGTAPSGVELAREPVNVWVVDGDMVTPIEVQANLFPLIMSMRCCEASLKQRKDCPEVVALWLAANFRREARMGFDVQTEEAVASVDQTRPKDYPRSVYFARMAGPKYCRLVLQRAVKDRDRDVALGAIAALNVTAGPNVMVDSAPETGVTLAAGLNFPDLLVRIRAASALARVRPQKPFPGVDQVVAILASALHLTGHKYYLVVDPDAASLKAVADGLAGDDVTVLKGDRLGPLLAKAHQELTYLDGVFLASDVKSPAVTDAIRLLAADDRFALVPIVMYAKESDILVLDQVAAVDRRVGRVLMVAEKGVPAPGFAKQLMAKRDQIAPLYSFKELNAEESTALALSAAAALRDMTINRSSVFDPGAARQDLIETLKHPSEPLRIAAAGVLGKLDGKQAQQAVAGVALASDQTPALRSAAFAALADSIRQFGSYLDADMLQRLVQVAFGEPNLELRTAASQAPGALNLKPDQVAELLVGGK from the coding sequence ATGGGACGGTGCTGCTTTGAGGCCGGTTGCAGGGCGCTTCTCTGTCTGGCATGGGTGGGCCTCGTGCTGGTGGTGAGTGCGGATCGGCCGGCGTTTGCCCAGGACTCACCTGCCAAGCCCGAGGCGGAAGAGACAACGGCCCAGCCCGCCGAAAAGCCCGAGCCCGCCGAGCCCGCCGACACGACCAACGCTACGGCTCCCGCGGAGCAGCCCGAAGCGGCCGCCTCGGCCGAGAAGGCAACGTCCCCTGCCGGCGAACAAACCTATGAGCAGCACCTGTCGCAGTACCTGCACTTCGCCCTCATCGGGCAGTTCGACATCGCCGCGAGTTATGGTGAGGCCTTCCTCAAGAGTCCGGAGATTGAACCGCTGACTCCCGAGGCGGCCCGGACGATTATCGCCTTTACCGATCAGAACAGGAATGCGATCGACACCCTCCTGATGATCATCAGGAACACCTCGATCGCGGAGAGCGGACGCAAGGTGCTCGATGTCATTCGGCAAGCCCACCGTTCTCTGCGGCGAGATCCGGCCCGGATCAACGAGAACCTCAAGCTTCTGGCCGGCACCCCCAATCAGCAGGAGACCGCCATCGAGCGGCTGCTGGACTCCGGCGAGTACGCCGTGCCCTGGCTGCTGACCGCACTCGTTGACCCCGCTCAGAAAGACCTCCGCCCCTACATCGAGCGTGCCTTGCCCAGGCTGGGCAAGAGGACGCTTAATCCGCTGCTGGCTTCTCTGGACATCGACCATCCGGTCATGCAGCGCGTCGTCGTCGAGACGCTGGGGAAAGTCGGATACCCGCAGAGCCTTCCCTATCTCAAACGGATCGCCACCGATGCGAAGGCCAACGATGCCGTTCGCAAGGCGGCGGTGGAGGCGATCGATCGTCTGACCATCGACGACAAGGACCAGCTCAAGGGAAGCGTGGCAGATCTGTTTCAGGCTCTCGCCGAGCAGTACTACGCCGAGCTGGATTCGCTTCTGCCAGACCTGGAAGCACCCAAGCCGGGGACGGCGCCCTCGGGTGTCGAGTTGGCTCGTGAGCCGGTGAACGTCTGGGTGGTTGACGGCGACATGGTCACGCCGATCGAGGTTCAGGCCAACCTGTTCCCGCTGATCATGTCCATGCGGTGCTGTGAGGCATCGCTGAAACAGCGGAAGGATTGTCCCGAGGTGGTGGCCTTGTGGCTGGCCGCCAACTTCCGGCGTGAGGCCCGCATGGGTTTCGACGTGCAGACCGAGGAAGCCGTCGCGAGCGTGGACCAGACGCGGCCGAAAGACTATCCGCGCAGCGTCTACTTCGCGCGCATGGCCGGTCCCAAGTATTGCCGCTTGGTGCTGCAGCGGGCCGTCAAGGACCGCGATCGCGATGTCGCGCTCGGTGCGATTGCGGCCCTGAACGTGACGGCCGGGCCGAACGTGATGGTGGATAGCGCGCCGGAAACCGGCGTGACCCTGGCCGCGGGCCTGAACTTCCCCGACCTGCTGGTACGCATCCGGGCGGCCTCGGCTCTGGCCCGCGTCCGGCCCCAGAAGCCGTTCCCCGGCGTCGACCAGGTGGTCGCTATCCTTGCCTCCGCACTGCACCTGACCGGTCACAAGTACTACTTGGTGGTCGATCCGGATGCCGCATCGCTGAAGGCCGTGGCCGACGGGCTGGCCGGCGATGACGTGACCGTGTTGAAGGGCGACAGGCTGGGGCCGTTGCTCGCCAAGGCCCACCAGGAGCTGACCTACCTGGACGGCGTCTTCCTGGCCAGCGATGTGAAGTCTCCGGCCGTGACCGACGCCATCCGGCTTCTGGCCGCGGATGACCGCTTTGCTTTGGTCCCCATCGTCATGTACGCCAAGGAGAGCGACATCCTGGTGCTCGATCAGGTCGCGGCCGTCGATCGTCGTGTCGGGCGGGTGCTCATGGTGGCCGAAAAGGGTGTTCCCGCTCCGGGCTTCGCCAAGCAGTTGATGGCCAAGCGCGACCAGATCGCTCCCCTGTACAGCTTCAAGGAATTGAACGCCGAGGAAAGCACTGCCCTGGCTCTGAGTGCTGCCGCGGCGCTGCGGGATATGACCATCAACCGCAGTTCGGTGTTCGATCCCGGCGCCGCCCGTCAGGACCTGATCGAGACGCTCAAGCACCCATCCGAGCCGCTGCGGATTGCCGCGGCCGGTGTGCTCGGCAAGCTCGACGGCAAGCAGGCCCAGCAGGCCGTTGCCGGCGTGGCCCTGGCCAGCGACCAGACGCCCGCTCTGCGGAGCGCCGCCTTCGCCGCTCTGGCCGACTCGATCCGCCAGTTCGGCTCCTACCTCGATGCCGACATGCTGCAGCGGCTGGTCCAGGTCGCCTTCGGCGAGCCCAATCTCGAGCTTCGCACCGCTGCGAGCCAGGCCCCGGGGGCGTTGAACCTCAAGCCCGACCAAGTGGCCGAACTGCTTGTCGGCGGTAAATAG
- a CDS encoding PIG-L family deacetylase: MRSERLDIVFAAPHPDDLEIGCGGTIALLVKQGYRVGMVHLTNGEPTPRGSVEQRMVEARNAADVLGAQVLEVLPLTNRELMDVPTARYALATVLRQYRPRALVGIAGRTVAASPDHYQAQLIAEAARFYAQLTKWNDRFEGTEPFRIDHLVYRPIPSSAEAHLFPAQFVVDISSTVEQKLESIRCYQSQFDGERWARLRHYVLSTAGAEGLRCGFAYGELYALPRPLGVKDMMSIMSPWEIPAAVDPPQT; the protein is encoded by the coding sequence ATGCGTTCAGAACGCCTGGATATCGTGTTTGCCGCCCCGCATCCCGACGATTTGGAGATCGGCTGCGGGGGCACCATTGCGTTGCTGGTCAAGCAGGGCTACCGCGTGGGAATGGTTCACCTGACCAATGGCGAGCCCACGCCGCGGGGCTCGGTCGAGCAGCGGATGGTCGAGGCCAGGAACGCCGCGGACGTCCTCGGGGCCCAGGTGCTTGAAGTCCTCCCGCTGACCAACCGGGAATTGATGGATGTTCCGACGGCTCGCTATGCCCTGGCAACGGTTCTGCGGCAGTATCGGCCACGGGCGCTGGTGGGCATCGCTGGCCGGACCGTCGCCGCCTCACCGGATCATTACCAAGCTCAGCTGATTGCCGAGGCGGCTCGTTTCTACGCCCAACTGACCAAATGGAACGACCGGTTTGAGGGTACCGAACCTTTCCGGATCGACCATCTGGTCTACCGCCCAATTCCCTCGTCGGCCGAGGCTCATCTCTTCCCCGCCCAGTTTGTGGTGGACATTTCCTCGACCGTGGAGCAGAAACTGGAGTCGATCCGGTGCTACCAGTCCCAATTCGACGGGGAGCGGTGGGCGCGGCTCAGGCACTACGTCCTGAGTACGGCCGGGGCGGAGGGGCTCCGGTGCGGCTTCGCCTATGGGGAGCTCTACGCCCTACCGCGTCCCCTGGGTGTCAAGGACATGATGTCGATCATGAGTCCTTGGGAGATCCCGGCGGCCGTCGACCCTCCTCAGACCTGA
- a CDS encoding GNAT family N-acetyltransferase: MAISRPTTTAELHEALGMLLEREGLSAGEVRDHVQTLVRYTRRRGLSLNQCMVAREGGRLVTSCLFIDAPGRMSTVFLPSRARFLKPPETIARLLRQTTPMARDRGVRVVQGLVAPAAAMERSVFEQAGYTFLAELIYLESDLAKPVLTDKHPPILEWETYEPGKRQRFGQILQGTYVESQDCAKLTGVRPIDEILDSHFAAGEFDPNDWRIGVLDGEPAGILLLAYLAERAVFEVVYMGVLPVYRSRGVGTGLLTKAVELGRERGVMTLTLTVDAVNAPARKLYAAFGFHETSRREVWIQVL, from the coding sequence ATGGCAATCTCGCGTCCAACAACCACGGCCGAACTCCACGAGGCCTTGGGCATGCTTCTGGAGCGCGAAGGGCTATCGGCTGGTGAGGTGCGCGATCATGTTCAAACGCTGGTCCGCTATACGCGACGACGGGGGCTGTCGCTGAATCAATGCATGGTCGCTCGAGAAGGCGGCCGATTAGTGACCAGTTGCCTGTTCATCGATGCTCCGGGGCGCATGTCGACGGTGTTCCTCCCCAGCCGAGCGCGGTTCCTGAAGCCGCCGGAAACGATAGCGCGGTTGCTCCGCCAGACCACGCCGATGGCTCGCGACCGGGGCGTACGGGTCGTGCAGGGCCTGGTGGCACCCGCAGCGGCGATGGAACGGAGCGTCTTCGAACAAGCGGGCTACACGTTTCTGGCGGAGTTGATCTACCTGGAGAGCGACTTGGCCAAACCCGTCCTTACAGACAAGCATCCGCCAATCCTCGAATGGGAGACCTACGAACCCGGGAAACGCCAGAGATTCGGGCAGATACTCCAGGGAACGTACGTGGAAAGCCAGGACTGTGCGAAGCTGACCGGTGTTCGGCCGATCGATGAGATCCTGGACAGCCACTTTGCGGCCGGGGAGTTTGACCCCAACGACTGGCGGATTGGCGTGCTTGACGGCGAACCTGCCGGGATCCTCCTGCTTGCCTATCTTGCCGAACGCGCTGTGTTCGAAGTGGTGTACATGGGTGTCCTGCCGGTCTATCGGAGTCGCGGGGTCGGTACCGGCCTGCTGACGAAGGCGGTGGAGCTGGGCCGCGAGCGCGGGGTAATGACGTTAACTCTCACTGTGGACGCGGTTAATGCGCCGGCGAGGAAGCTGTACGCCGCCTTCGGCTTCCATGAAACATCGCGCCGCGAAGTCTGGATCCAGGTCTTGTGA
- the dnaA gene encoding chromosomal replication initiator protein DnaA — translation MFVPRTDLVSSIQSRIAGRIGPQKYRIWFKNGTQLTAAGGHLKVSTPNTFICNWIERHYAEDIGIAAREAGGQDFEVSFVVDPKLQQDLKKRQLNSQAEFIAKNPERAAREHRLQGLQAPSRSRSLRGRLSDLVVGPANELAVSVVRRIVDRTADYSPIFAHGGCGLGKTHLLQALANELTDKHPEVRWEYLTGDEFTNNFVLAVRSNKVDLFRQRYRHLDVLIIDDIHFLANKKATQEEFLHTFDAIDGQRKTVVLASDTHPKLIGHFSEQLVNRFLAGMVVRLEVPDFQMRCEILRRRVAIVAAHQVPEDVIAYIANHMKANVRELEGALLKLVMFHSVSHQPITLALARRALADHMERTQRSLSLDEIDQTVATYFGLTLADLHTSRKTRTIALARGVAMHLARKHTDLSFPEIGRFMGNKNHSTVILANRRIAKDLEEDKTVTRQTSAGAKEERLREIVTRLEEQLGLASRANREPNESPAAGASPLTTSAYGSSLISTCRHEPSPSGLGDARVAVG, via the coding sequence GTGTTCGTTCCGCGTACGGATTTGGTGTCGTCGATTCAGTCAAGGATTGCCGGACGAATCGGGCCGCAGAAGTACAGAATCTGGTTCAAGAACGGCACGCAACTGACGGCGGCGGGCGGCCATCTGAAGGTCAGCACGCCAAACACGTTTATCTGCAACTGGATCGAACGGCACTATGCTGAGGATATCGGGATCGCTGCCCGCGAGGCGGGAGGCCAGGACTTTGAGGTGTCCTTTGTCGTCGATCCCAAGCTGCAGCAGGATCTCAAGAAGCGGCAGCTAAACTCCCAGGCGGAGTTCATCGCTAAGAACCCCGAGCGAGCGGCCAGGGAGCATCGCCTGCAAGGCTTGCAGGCCCCGTCGCGTTCAAGATCGCTGCGTGGCAGGCTCAGCGACCTGGTTGTCGGCCCGGCGAACGAACTGGCCGTTTCGGTCGTACGCCGGATCGTCGATCGGACTGCCGACTACAGCCCGATTTTCGCCCACGGCGGATGCGGCCTGGGCAAGACACACCTGTTGCAGGCCCTGGCCAATGAGTTGACCGACAAGCACCCTGAGGTCCGGTGGGAGTATCTCACCGGCGACGAGTTCACCAACAACTTCGTGCTCGCCGTGCGCTCCAACAAGGTCGACCTGTTCCGACAGCGATATCGCCACCTGGACGTGCTCATCATCGATGACATCCACTTTCTGGCCAACAAGAAGGCCACCCAGGAGGAGTTTCTCCACACCTTCGATGCCATCGACGGGCAACGCAAGACGGTGGTCCTGGCGTCGGACACGCACCCGAAATTGATTGGCCACTTCAGCGAGCAACTGGTCAATCGGTTTCTGGCCGGAATGGTCGTTCGGCTGGAAGTCCCCGATTTCCAGATGCGCTGCGAGATCCTCCGCCGGCGAGTGGCGATCGTGGCCGCGCATCAAGTGCCGGAGGACGTGATTGCCTACATCGCCAACCACATGAAGGCCAACGTGCGTGAACTCGAAGGGGCGTTGCTGAAGCTGGTGATGTTCCACTCCGTGTCACACCAGCCCATCACGCTGGCGCTGGCCCGCCGGGCCCTGGCCGACCACATGGAACGTACCCAACGATCTCTCAGCCTCGACGAGATCGACCAGACCGTCGCGACGTATTTCGGCCTCACCCTGGCAGATTTGCACACGTCGCGCAAGACTCGGACTATTGCCCTTGCCCGCGGGGTGGCGATGCATCTGGCTCGCAAACACACTGACCTCAGCTTCCCGGAGATCGGACGTTTCATGGGCAACAAGAACCACTCGACGGTCATCCTGGCGAACAGGCGAATCGCCAAAGACCTCGAGGAAGACAAGACCGTCACCCGACAGACGTCGGCCGGTGCGAAAGAAGAGCGGTTACGGGAGATCGTCACCCGGCTCGAAGAGCAGCTCGGCCTGGCTTCCCGGGCCAATCGCGAGCCAAATGAAAGCCCGGCGGCGGGCGCGTCCCCCCTGACCACGTCGGCTTATGGATCCTCCTTGATTTCGACATGTCGCCATGAGCCCTCGCCGAGCGGCTTGGGTGACGCCCGCGTTGCGGTGGGATGA
- a CDS encoding HAD family hydrolase yields the protein MTGLQGIFLDFYGTLASGDRQAVESVCQSVIDDHGLAIRAPELASTWGDHYFRAIERIDRGPFRLLVTIERDTLIDTLEPLVGRIDVARYIDQFNAYLTRPSLFAETQEVLCSLRLPVCIVSNIDDHELRAALNHHQLPVAHVVTSESARSYKPEPRIFQHALGLTGWSADRVLHVGDSLHSDVAGAHRAGIQAAWVNRGDRIKDIGTEKPDFAWYDLRPLLLM from the coding sequence ATGACTGGACTTCAAGGTATCTTTCTGGATTTCTACGGGACGCTGGCGTCCGGCGACCGCCAGGCCGTCGAGTCGGTCTGCCAATCGGTGATTGACGATCACGGCCTGGCGATTCGTGCCCCGGAACTCGCGAGCACATGGGGTGACCACTACTTCCGAGCCATTGAGCGCATCGACAGGGGCCCGTTCCGATTGCTGGTCACGATCGAGCGCGACACGCTGATCGACACGCTCGAGCCTTTGGTCGGGCGGATCGACGTCGCTCGCTACATCGACCAGTTCAACGCCTACCTGACGCGTCCCTCGCTGTTCGCGGAGACGCAGGAAGTCCTCTGCTCGTTGCGTCTACCGGTGTGCATCGTGAGCAACATTGACGATCATGAGTTGCGGGCCGCCCTGAACCACCATCAGTTGCCGGTGGCTCATGTTGTGACGTCGGAATCGGCCCGCAGCTACAAGCCCGAGCCGCGCATCTTCCAGCATGCACTCGGATTGACCGGCTGGTCCGCCGATCGCGTCTTGCACGTCGGTGATTCGCTGCACAGCGATGTAGCCGGAGCCCACCGGGCCGGCATTCAGGCGGCCTGGGTCAACCGGGGCGATCGGATCAAAGACATCGGCACGGAGAAACCGGATTTCGCCTGGTACGATCTGCGGCCGCTGCTGCTGATGTGA
- a CDS encoding dihydroorotate dehydrogenase, producing the protein MTAVDLTTHLGSLTLRNPVVTLSGTCGYGDEYAPFMDLSRLGAFTTKSVTLAPRRGTPPPRVVETASGMLNAIGLANVGLDRFLADKLPVLVRLGVPVLVNVAGHTVDEYVAVAQALDARPEIAGLELNVSCPNVADGLTFGTCPEALRDLVLAVRSSVKRSLLIVKLSPNVTDITRTAAAAIDAGADCLSMINTYVGMAIHIETRRPILANVTGGLSGPAIKPLALNLVHRVYRQVAGPAGIPIIGMGGIASWRDAVEFLLAGASAVGIGTALFIDPTTPLKVLDGLEAYLRQHCLTSVTDLVGGLRL; encoded by the coding sequence ATGACGGCCGTTGATCTCACCACTCATCTCGGCTCACTGACCCTGCGTAACCCGGTCGTCACCCTGTCCGGCACTTGCGGCTACGGCGACGAGTACGCGCCATTCATGGACCTGAGCCGACTCGGGGCATTCACCACCAAGAGTGTGACGCTGGCCCCCCGGCGAGGGACCCCCCCCCCGCGCGTCGTCGAGACCGCTTCCGGCATGCTGAACGCGATCGGCCTGGCCAACGTCGGCCTGGACCGCTTCCTGGCCGACAAACTCCCCGTCCTGGTCCGGCTGGGCGTCCCCGTCCTGGTCAATGTGGCCGGCCACACCGTCGATGAGTATGTCGCCGTCGCCCAGGCGTTGGACGCTCGTCCGGAGATCGCCGGTCTGGAACTGAACGTCAGTTGCCCCAACGTGGCCGACGGCCTGACCTTCGGCACCTGCCCGGAGGCCCTGCGCGATCTGGTGCTGGCCGTCCGAAGCTCGGTCAAGCGGTCGTTACTCATCGTCAAGCTCTCTCCCAACGTGACCGACATCACCCGTACCGCCGCCGCCGCGATTGACGCCGGGGCCGATTGTCTATCGATGATCAACACTTACGTCGGCATGGCCATCCATATCGAGACACGCCGGCCGATTCTTGCCAACGTGACCGGAGGCCTGAGCGGACCGGCCATCAAGCCGCTTGCGTTGAACCTCGTCCACCGCGTCTACCGCCAGGTCGCTGGTCCGGCCGGCATCCCCATCATTGGCATGGGCGGCATCGCCAGTTGGCGGGATGCGGTGGAGTTTCTTCTGGCCGGCGCGAGCGCGGTGGGAATCGGCACCGCCCTGTTCATCGACCCGACCACACCGCTGAAGGTCCTGGACGGTCTCGAGGCCTATCTCCGACAACACTGCCTGACGTCAGTGACCGACCTGGTCGGCGGACTCCGGCTCTGA